Genomic window (Gemmatimonadaceae bacterium):
ACTGGTGCGCTTCGACGACTTTCCGTGGTTCCGGCACGCGACGATTGACGCACTCACGCAGGTGGAGTGGCCGAGCCCCGATCACCTGTATTGGCCACAGTTGGACGTGGATCTTGCTGTCCGCTCGATACGTTCGCCAGCAGAGTTCCCCTTGATATCCCGCGCGCCTTCGACCAAAGCCGCCGGCAGGAACTAGGAATGTGATGCACCGAGGTCGCAAGA
Coding sequences:
- a CDS encoding DUF2442 domain-containing protein, which produces MPGFATSAPEVTHVSRHGFWLLLGDEELLVRFDDFPWFRHATIDALTQVEWPSPDHLYWPQLDVDLAVRSIRSPAEFPLISRAPSTKAAGRN